Proteins encoded together in one Terriglobia bacterium window:
- a CDS encoding LysM peptidoglycan-binding domain-containing protein has protein sequence MGFRKAHLWLPILTALFLSTIACDEAGKKRATVAPPMAATAPTVTPAPPPPPLKIVDKPVPTVDPVQDMLDRAEREYQAGQANYSAGHLEAAKENFDRAVTVLLQGPVDVKADERLQREFDKIIEGVNTLEMRALKEGDGFTEQKAEPAPIDEANEVTFPVDPNLKAKAEEELKQTHSDLPLVLNDAVAGYINFYSSRGRGTLERALVRSGRYRDMISRILKEEGVPQDLIYLAQAESGFHPLALSRAGARGMWQFMSSRATGYGLTRNWWVDDRQEPEKATRAAARHLKDLYNQFGDWYLAMAAYNSGPGTVQAAVQRTGYADFWELYRRGVLPKETKNYVPIIVAVTIMAKNPAQYGLEALSPDPPLRPDVVLVDYPVDLRLVAECVDAGVDTLQDLNPSLLRMTTPKDASFELRLPAGTREKYQQSIAAIPVDKRVWWRYHKVTSGETLAAVAKKYHTTSTAIAEVNNLPDGELPADSKLIIPVTGRKADPAAVTYSKRATHYRVRKRDTVLSVADDFGVPPEKLRKWNRLKGNTLRPGQVLAIYKPLSGDTVEHAPGASKGTSRTASKSSKSKQLQASAKGGRVHTVKPGETLSSIASRYNTTVAALKRDNPRLSATLHPGDTVVIAASR, from the coding sequence ATGGGATTTCGCAAAGCGCATTTGTGGCTGCCGATTCTGACCGCCCTTTTCCTCTCCACCATCGCCTGTGACGAGGCGGGGAAGAAGCGCGCCACGGTAGCGCCTCCCATGGCGGCCACCGCCCCGACAGTAACCCCAGCGCCGCCTCCGCCGCCACTCAAGATCGTAGACAAGCCGGTCCCCACGGTCGATCCCGTCCAGGACATGCTCGACCGCGCCGAGCGCGAGTACCAGGCGGGGCAGGCGAATTACTCCGCCGGACATCTGGAAGCCGCCAAGGAAAATTTCGATCGCGCCGTGACCGTGCTCCTGCAGGGGCCGGTGGACGTCAAGGCCGACGAGCGTCTGCAACGTGAATTCGACAAGATCATCGAGGGGGTCAACACCCTCGAGATGCGGGCCCTCAAGGAAGGGGACGGCTTCACCGAGCAGAAGGCCGAACCGGCGCCCATCGACGAAGCCAACGAGGTCACCTTCCCGGTCGATCCGAACCTCAAGGCCAAGGCCGAGGAAGAACTCAAGCAGACCCACTCCGACCTGCCGCTGGTGCTGAACGACGCCGTCGCGGGCTACATCAACTTCTATTCCAGCCGCGGCCGCGGCACCCTGGAGCGCGCGCTGGTCCGCTCCGGACGCTACCGCGACATGATCTCCCGCATCCTCAAGGAAGAAGGCGTGCCGCAGGATCTGATCTACCTGGCGCAGGCCGAATCGGGTTTCCACCCCCTAGCGCTGTCGCGCGCCGGAGCCCGCGGTATGTGGCAATTCATGTCCAGCCGCGCCACCGGCTACGGACTGACTCGCAACTGGTGGGTGGATGACCGCCAGGAGCCCGAGAAGGCCACACGTGCCGCTGCCCGCCACTTGAAGGACCTCTACAACCAGTTTGGCGACTGGTATCTGGCTATGGCTGCCTACAACTCGGGCCCCGGCACGGTGCAGGCGGCGGTGCAACGCACCGGGTACGCCGACTTCTGGGAGCTGTACCGGCGTGGCGTGTTGCCCAAGGAAACCAAGAACTACGTCCCCATCATCGTGGCCGTGACCATCATGGCCAAGAACCCAGCGCAGTACGGGCTGGAGGCGCTCAGCCCCGATCCTCCGCTCAGGCCTGACGTGGTCCTCGTGGATTACCCGGTGGACCTGCGGCTGGTGGCCGAGTGCGTGGATGCCGGCGTAGACACGCTTCAGGACCTCAATCCCAGCCTGCTGCGCATGACCACGCCAAAGGACGCGAGCTTTGAGCTTCGTCTGCCCGCCGGCACCAGGGAGAAGTATCAGCAATCCATCGCCGCCATCCCGGTGGACAAGCGGGTCTGGTGGCGCTACCACAAAGTGACGTCGGGTGAGACCTTGGCCGCGGTGGCGAAGAAATACCACACCACCTCGACCGCCATCGCCGAGGTCAACAACCTTCCTGATGGCGAACTGCCCGCCGACAGCAAGCTCATCATTCCGGTGACGGGACGGAAGGCCGATCCCGCCGCAGTCACGTACTCCAAGCGTGCCACGCACTATCGCGTGCGCAAGCGTGACACCGTGCTCTCCGTCGCCGACGATTTCGGCGTGCCGCCGGAAAAACTGCGCAAGTGGAACCGCCTGAAGGGCAACACGCTGCGCCCGGGGCAGGTGCTGGCCATCTACAAACCGCTCTCTGGGGACACTGTCGAGCACGCCCCCGGCGCCTCCAAGGGCACGTCGCGGACCGCTTCCAAGTCCAGCAAATCAAAGCAGTTGCAGGCGTCGGCGAAAGGAGGCCGGGTGCACACCGTCAAGCCCGGCGAGACCCTGTCCAGCATCGCCAGCCGATACAACACCACGGTCGCGGCGCTCAAGCGCGATAACCCGCGCCTCTCCGCCACGCTGCATCCCGGCGACACTGTCGTCATCGCCGCCAGCCGCTGA
- a CDS encoding XRE family transcriptional regulator, whose translation MKFKALQENLRKAMWKRIDERKLTGLKLAKQTGFKQAHISNFLNRKRSLSLEGMDKVLSVQKLSVLDLLDPDEVNKRASIVAPSEDEFENVLLVDGDVAAKEPLVEAQDVKDILKFKKNFLKRLKSDTTAAREQWRRFVLIKVDGRDGMSMYPRLLPGATVLIDRHYNSLKPYRRHEQNMYAVKKDGTCTIKYVERAGKNLVLRPHNQNYPVDVITVEHGKTYADYIVGRVCHVAIET comes from the coding sequence ATGAAATTCAAGGCATTGCAGGAAAACCTTCGCAAGGCGATGTGGAAGCGGATCGATGAGCGCAAGCTGACCGGCCTGAAGCTAGCCAAGCAGACCGGATTCAAACAGGCACATATCTCTAACTTCTTGAATCGCAAGAGGTCTTTGAGCCTCGAGGGGATGGACAAGGTGCTGTCGGTGCAGAAGCTTTCGGTGCTCGACCTGCTGGACCCGGATGAGGTGAACAAGCGGGCCTCCATCGTCGCTCCCTCGGAGGATGAGTTCGAGAACGTCCTGCTGGTGGACGGCGACGTCGCCGCCAAGGAGCCGCTGGTGGAGGCGCAGGACGTCAAGGACATCCTCAAGTTCAAGAAGAATTTCCTCAAACGGCTAAAATCGGACACGACGGCGGCCCGCGAACAATGGCGGCGCTTTGTGCTCATCAAGGTGGACGGGCGCGACGGCATGAGCATGTACCCGCGCCTGCTGCCCGGGGCCACCGTACTCATCGACCGCCATTACAACTCGCTCAAGCCCTATCGCAGGCACGAGCAGAACATGTACGCGGTGAAGAAAGACGGGACGTGCACCATCAAGTACGTGGAGCGCGCCGGCAAGAACCTGGTGCTGCGCCCGCATAACCAGAACTACCCGGTGGACGTGATCACCGTGGAGCACGGCAAGACCTACGCCGACTACATCGTGGGGCGGGTCTGCCACGTGGCCATCGAGACCTAG
- a CDS encoding aminotransferase class I/II-fold pyridoxal phosphate-dependent enzyme: MKESKITGARKPGRADATHCVHAGEERHGRRASLTTDIAQTSVFTFPKLDDLRQYSMGKVKGFMYTRYGNPTVAAAEKKIAALEGAESCVVTASGMAAQMIVMLTLLRAGDELVSMLDVYGGTIKLFENILARFNVKSTFVPYHDLGRIERYFSRRTKALFLETPTNPTLRCVDIAELARKAHKRGITVVADNTFATPILQKPLELGADIVLHSATKYLGGHSDLTAGAIAGPAKLVEPARTAMLQSGGNLDPGASYLLIRGLKTLQIRVERACANAAQVAAALCAHPKVLRVMYPGLPGNEGHEVARRQMSDYGMMVSFNIKGGERAAERFIDALQLWYLAPSLGGVESTVSYPVLSSHYNIPAARLKLLDVSPATIRLSVGIEDPEDLISDLSQSLARA, translated from the coding sequence ATGAAAGAGAGCAAGATCACTGGCGCGCGAAAGCCCGGGCGCGCGGATGCCACCCACTGTGTCCACGCCGGCGAGGAGCGCCACGGACGGCGTGCTTCCCTCACCACCGACATCGCCCAGACCTCGGTCTTCACCTTTCCCAAGCTCGACGACCTGCGCCAGTACTCCATGGGCAAGGTCAAGGGCTTCATGTACACACGCTACGGGAACCCGACGGTCGCTGCGGCAGAGAAGAAGATCGCTGCCCTGGAAGGCGCCGAGAGTTGTGTGGTGACGGCCAGCGGCATGGCCGCCCAAATGATCGTCATGCTGACCCTTCTGCGCGCCGGAGACGAGCTGGTATCCATGCTCGACGTCTATGGCGGCACCATCAAGCTGTTCGAGAACATCCTCGCCCGCTTTAACGTCAAGAGCACCTTCGTGCCCTACCACGATCTCGGTCGCATCGAGCGTTACTTCAGCCGCCGCACCAAGGCCCTGTTCCTGGAGACCCCGACGAACCCAACGCTGCGCTGCGTCGACATCGCCGAACTCGCGCGCAAGGCGCACAAGCGCGGCATCACCGTGGTGGCCGACAACACCTTCGCCACCCCCATCCTGCAGAAACCACTGGAGCTGGGCGCCGACATCGTTCTGCACTCCGCCACCAAGTATCTGGGCGGGCACAGTGACCTGACGGCGGGGGCCATCGCCGGGCCGGCGAAGCTGGTCGAGCCGGCGCGGACCGCCATGCTCCAGTCGGGGGGCAATCTCGACCCGGGCGCTTCTTACCTGCTCATCCGAGGACTGAAGACCTTGCAGATCCGGGTGGAGCGCGCCTGCGCCAACGCCGCACAGGTCGCCGCGGCGCTCTGCGCCCATCCCAAAGTCCTGCGCGTGATGTATCCGGGGCTTCCCGGCAACGAAGGCCACGAGGTCGCCCGCCGCCAGATGTCGGACTACGGCATGATGGTCTCGTTCAACATCAAGGGCGGGGAGCGCGCCGCCGAGCGCTTCATCGACGCCCTCCAGCTCTGGTATCTGGCGCCCAGCCTGGGGGGCGTGGAATCCACGGTTTCGTACCCCGTCCTGTCCTCCCACTACAACATCCCCGCGGCCCGCCTTAAGTTGCTGGATGTGTCGCCGGCGACTATCCGCCTCAGCGTCGGAATCGAAGACCCGGAAGACCTGATTTCCGACCTAAGTCAATCTCTGGCAAGGGCTTAG
- a CDS encoding bifunctional 5,10-methylenetetrahydrofolate dehydrogenase/5,10-methenyltetrahydrofolate cyclohydrolase, whose product MTTQTQSAVVMYGKPVAAEIESRVQAGATEFVSQHKIVPALAIVQVGANAASERYIKKKIEACARLGMKAELRTFAADIAADALREEVDRLSRSSVFHGILVQLPLPRHIEEPSSGANKFDVFDAVAPEKDVDGTARGSIAELYRAQQSRLRFLPCTALAVRRMLSYYRVPTEGKQAVVVGRNDITAKPLVLVLGGRMCNAAAVWIHRYVPKQDQERLLREADIIVTSVGAAHFRITAGMLKPGVAVFDIATRVDEHGKMHGDVDFETARQVASCITPVPGGVGPVTVAALTENLLRAAQFSLGLDAFGYTF is encoded by the coding sequence GTGACCACCCAGACCCAATCGGCCGTCGTGATGTACGGCAAGCCCGTTGCCGCGGAGATTGAGTCGCGCGTACAGGCGGGGGCGACGGAGTTCGTCTCCCAGCACAAGATCGTGCCCGCGCTGGCCATCGTGCAGGTGGGCGCGAACGCGGCGTCCGAGCGTTACATCAAGAAGAAGATCGAGGCTTGCGCGCGCTTGGGCATGAAGGCCGAGCTGCGCACCTTCGCGGCGGACATCGCGGCCGACGCCCTACGCGAAGAAGTCGACCGCCTGAGCCGCTCCTCGGTTTTCCACGGCATCCTGGTGCAGCTCCCGCTGCCGCGCCACATCGAGGAGCCGTCCTCGGGCGCCAATAAGTTCGACGTCTTCGATGCGGTCGCGCCGGAGAAGGACGTGGACGGCACCGCGCGCGGATCCATCGCCGAGCTCTATCGCGCGCAGCAGTCGCGCCTGCGCTTCCTGCCCTGCACTGCGCTGGCCGTGCGCCGCATGCTGAGCTATTACCGGGTGCCGACGGAAGGGAAGCAGGCGGTCGTGGTCGGGCGCAACGACATCACCGCCAAGCCGCTCGTCCTGGTGCTGGGCGGGCGCATGTGCAATGCTGCCGCCGTCTGGATCCACCGCTACGTCCCCAAACAGGACCAGGAGCGGCTCCTGCGCGAGGCCGACATCATCGTGACCTCGGTGGGCGCCGCGCACTTCCGCATCACTGCCGGGATGCTCAAGCCCGGCGTCGCCGTCTTCGACATCGCCACCCGCGTCGACGAGCACGGCAAGATGCACGGCGACGTGGACTTCGAAACCGCGCGCCAGGTCGCTTCCTGCATCACGCCCGTTCCCGGAGGCGTGGGGCCGGTCACCGTCGCCGCGTTGACAGAGAATTTGCTGCGCGCCGCCCAGTTCTCCCTCGGCCTCGACGCCTTCGGCTACACCTTCTAA
- a CDS encoding dual specificity protein phosphatase family protein codes for MDLTWLTPRIAVGGGIWNDANMIEVVRAGVTHIIDMQIEFDDTSLADPYGIDVLWNPTDDDFQSKPAKVFEVGVEFALAALDQPETKLFVHCAAGVHRAPMMSLALLRVLGWSLDDARRLIEERRPVVDFADVYLKSVENFVRNYKAPTKPLRR; via the coding sequence GTGGACCTGACCTGGCTCACACCCCGGATCGCGGTTGGCGGCGGCATCTGGAACGATGCCAACATGATCGAGGTCGTCCGCGCGGGCGTGACCCACATCATCGACATGCAGATCGAGTTCGATGACACGTCCCTGGCGGACCCCTACGGGATCGACGTCCTGTGGAACCCGACGGACGACGATTTCCAGTCCAAGCCCGCCAAGGTCTTCGAGGTCGGCGTGGAGTTCGCGCTTGCGGCGCTGGACCAGCCGGAGACCAAGCTGTTCGTCCACTGCGCCGCGGGCGTGCACCGCGCGCCCATGATGTCGCTGGCGCTGCTGCGCGTGCTCGGCTGGAGCCTGGACGACGCCCGCCGTCTCATCGAGGAGCGGCGCCCGGTCGTGGATTTCGCCGACGTGTACCTCAAAAGTGTCGAAAATTTCGTTCGCAACTACAAAGCCCCTACCAAGCCCTTGCGGCGGTAG